A single region of the Glycine max cultivar Williams 82 chromosome 20, Glycine_max_v4.0, whole genome shotgun sequence genome encodes:
- the LOC100805965 gene encoding tRNA pseudouridine(38/39) synthase isoform X1, whose protein sequence is MTTQLSDTELIATLQARAKELEAENAKLLSQLADCRCHEMEKKLHIPDEKGRESKKGNRKSEEKIEKMPGYNTRFMSHHSKRYVALKVTYFGKRFYGFASEAQMEPTVESELFKAFEKTRLLVGDKKESQYSRCGRTDKGVSSVGQVIALFLRSNLKISATNNGNSGVVLDEQHEGEIDYVGVLNRVLPNDIRIMGWCPAPVDFHARFSCLSREYKYFFWKENLNIPAIEVAGNKLVGEHDFRNFCKMDAANVHNYRRCITLFEISSTDVRYNDNQLWVIKIRGSAFLWHQVRCMVAVLFMVGKGLESPNVIDMLLDTSRILRKPQYTMASEVPLVLQSCEFDNIKFMCSSDAGEALRVHLVNECQIYQLQAAIFHEALLNCVPLSNDQSLLPFQGSKKKVSHVPLMSRPTEPSYEERRAKLNTIA, encoded by the exons ATGACGACGCAACTTAGCGATACGGAACTCATAGCCACCTTGCAAGCCAGGGCCAAg GAATTAGAAGCTGAGAATGCAAAGCTATTATCCCAACTTGCTGATTGCCGCTGTCATGAG ATGGAGAAAAAATTGCATATCCCTGATGAGAAAGGCAGGGAATCAAAAAAAGGCAACAGGAAATCTGAAGAGAAGATAGAGAAAATGCCAG GCTATAACACAAGGTTTATGAGTCATCATAGCAAGAGATATGTAGCTTTAAAAGTCACGTACTTTGGAAAAAG GTTTTATGGTTTTGCTTCAGAGGCACAAATGGAACCAACTGTTGAG TCTGAACTTTTTAAAGCTTTTGAGAAAACAAGGCTATTGGTTGGTGATAAGAAGGAGTCACAGTATTCAAGATGTGGTAGAACAGACAAAGGGGTTTCCTCTGTTGGACAA GTGATAGCTCTTTTCCTAAGATCAAACCTCAAGATATCTGCAACAAATAATGGAAATTCTGGAGTTGTTTTGGATGAGCAACATG aagGGGAAATAGATTATGTTGGGGTGCTAAATCGAGTCCTTCCAAATGACATTAGGATTATGGGCTGGTGTCCTGCTCCTGTTGATTTCCATGCAAG GTTCAGCTGTTTAAGCAGGGagtataaatatttcttttggaAAGAAAACTTGAACATCCCG GCCATAGAAGTTGCTGGAAACAAACTTGTAGGAGAACATGACTTTAGAAACTTCTGTAAAATGGATGCAGCAAATGTGCACAACTATAGGCGGTGCATCACATTGTTTGAGATTTCTTCTACAGATGTGAG GTACAATGATAATCAACTTTGGGTGATTAAAATAAGAGGTAGTGCTTTTCTATGGCATCAGGTTCGCTGCATGGTTGCTGTCCTATTCATGGTTGGCAAAGGTCTTGAATCTCCAAAT GTGATTGATATGCTACTGGACACTTCTAGAATCCTAAGGAAACCCCAATACACTATGGCTTCAGAGGTTCCATTGGTTCTTCAGTCCTGTGAATTTGACAACATTAAGTTTATGTGTTCATCAG ATGCGGGAGAAGCGCTGCGTGTACACTTGGTGAATGAATGCCAAATTTACCAGCTTCAAGCTGCAATCTTTCATGAAGCTCTTCTAAATTGCGTGCCTCTATCAAATG ATCAAAGCTTGCTGCCTTTTCAAGgatccaagaagaaagtttcCCATGTCCCTCTTATGTCACGACCAACTGAGC
- the LOC100785104 gene encoding ras-related protein Rab7, with product MSLRRRTLLKVIVLGDSGVGKTSLMNQYVHKKFSQQYKATIGADFVTKELQIDDRLVTLQIWDTAGQERFQSLGVAFYRGADCCVLVYDVNVMKSFDTLENWHEEFLKQANPPDPRAFPFILLGNKIDIDGGNSRVVSEKKAKDWCAAKGNIPYFETSAKEDYNVDAAFLCIAKAALANEHEQDIYFQGIPEAAVPENEQRSGCAC from the exons ATGTCGTTGCGCAGGCGAACCTTGCTCAAGGTCATTGTTCTCGGCGACAGCGG GGTTGGGAAGACCTCGTTGATGAATCA ATACGTGCACAAGAAGTTTAGTCAGCAATATAAGGCTACCATTGGAGCTGATTTTGTCACCAAAGAGCTTCAGATTGACGACAGACTTGTCACTCTACAA ATATGGGACACTGCTGGGCAAGAGCGATTCCAGAGTCTCGGGGTTGCATTTTATAGAGGCGCGGATTGCTGTGTTCTTGTGTATGATGTGAATGTGATGAAGTCGTTCGATACCCTTGAGAACTGGCATGAGGAGTTTCTCAAACAG GCAAACCCTCCTGATCCCAGGGCATTTCCATTTATTTTACTTGGAAACAAGATCGATATTGATGGTGGGAATAGTCGAGTG GTTTCTGAGAAGAAAGCAAAGGACTGGTGTGCCGCAAAAGGGAATATTCCCTACTTTGAAACATCCGCAAAAGAGGATTACAATGTTGATGCTGCATTCCTGTGTATTGCCAAAGCTGCTTTAGCCAATGAGCATGAACAAGACAT ATATTTTCAAGGGATTCCTGAGGCGGCAGTTCCAGAGAATGAGCAGAGGAGTGGATGTGCATGCTGA
- the LOC100805965 gene encoding tRNA pseudouridine(38/39) synthase isoform X2, with protein sequence MTTQLSDTELIATLQARAKELEAENAKLLSQLADCRCHEMEKKLHIPDEKGRESKKGNRKSEEKIEKMPGYNTRFMSHHSKRYVALKVTYFGKRFYGFASEAQMEPTVESELFKAFEKTRLLVGDKKESQYSRCGRTDKGVSSVGQVIALFLRSNLKISATNNGNSGVVLDEQHGEIDYVGVLNRVLPNDIRIMGWCPAPVDFHARFSCLSREYKYFFWKENLNIPAIEVAGNKLVGEHDFRNFCKMDAANVHNYRRCITLFEISSTDVRYNDNQLWVIKIRGSAFLWHQVRCMVAVLFMVGKGLESPNVIDMLLDTSRILRKPQYTMASEVPLVLQSCEFDNIKFMCSSDAGEALRVHLVNECQIYQLQAAIFHEALLNCVPLSNDQSLLPFQGSKKKVSHVPLMSRPTEPSYEERRAKLNTIA encoded by the exons ATGACGACGCAACTTAGCGATACGGAACTCATAGCCACCTTGCAAGCCAGGGCCAAg GAATTAGAAGCTGAGAATGCAAAGCTATTATCCCAACTTGCTGATTGCCGCTGTCATGAG ATGGAGAAAAAATTGCATATCCCTGATGAGAAAGGCAGGGAATCAAAAAAAGGCAACAGGAAATCTGAAGAGAAGATAGAGAAAATGCCAG GCTATAACACAAGGTTTATGAGTCATCATAGCAAGAGATATGTAGCTTTAAAAGTCACGTACTTTGGAAAAAG GTTTTATGGTTTTGCTTCAGAGGCACAAATGGAACCAACTGTTGAG TCTGAACTTTTTAAAGCTTTTGAGAAAACAAGGCTATTGGTTGGTGATAAGAAGGAGTCACAGTATTCAAGATGTGGTAGAACAGACAAAGGGGTTTCCTCTGTTGGACAA GTGATAGCTCTTTTCCTAAGATCAAACCTCAAGATATCTGCAACAAATAATGGAAATTCTGGAGTTGTTTTGGATGAGCAACATG GGGAAATAGATTATGTTGGGGTGCTAAATCGAGTCCTTCCAAATGACATTAGGATTATGGGCTGGTGTCCTGCTCCTGTTGATTTCCATGCAAG GTTCAGCTGTTTAAGCAGGGagtataaatatttcttttggaAAGAAAACTTGAACATCCCG GCCATAGAAGTTGCTGGAAACAAACTTGTAGGAGAACATGACTTTAGAAACTTCTGTAAAATGGATGCAGCAAATGTGCACAACTATAGGCGGTGCATCACATTGTTTGAGATTTCTTCTACAGATGTGAG GTACAATGATAATCAACTTTGGGTGATTAAAATAAGAGGTAGTGCTTTTCTATGGCATCAGGTTCGCTGCATGGTTGCTGTCCTATTCATGGTTGGCAAAGGTCTTGAATCTCCAAAT GTGATTGATATGCTACTGGACACTTCTAGAATCCTAAGGAAACCCCAATACACTATGGCTTCAGAGGTTCCATTGGTTCTTCAGTCCTGTGAATTTGACAACATTAAGTTTATGTGTTCATCAG ATGCGGGAGAAGCGCTGCGTGTACACTTGGTGAATGAATGCCAAATTTACCAGCTTCAAGCTGCAATCTTTCATGAAGCTCTTCTAAATTGCGTGCCTCTATCAAATG ATCAAAGCTTGCTGCCTTTTCAAGgatccaagaagaaagtttcCCATGTCCCTCTTATGTCACGACCAACTGAGC
- the LOC100785104 gene encoding ras-related protein Rab7 isoform X1 has protein sequence MSLRRRTLLKVIVLGDSGVGKTSLMNQYVHKKFSQQYKATIGADFVTKELQIDDRLVTLQIWDTAGQERFQSLGVAFYRGADCCVLVYDVNVMKSFDTLENWHEEFLKQVSEKKAKDWCAAKGNIPYFETSAKEDYNVDAAFLCIAKAALANEHEQDIYFQGIPEAAVPENEQRSGCAC, from the exons ATGTCGTTGCGCAGGCGAACCTTGCTCAAGGTCATTGTTCTCGGCGACAGCGG GGTTGGGAAGACCTCGTTGATGAATCA ATACGTGCACAAGAAGTTTAGTCAGCAATATAAGGCTACCATTGGAGCTGATTTTGTCACCAAAGAGCTTCAGATTGACGACAGACTTGTCACTCTACAA ATATGGGACACTGCTGGGCAAGAGCGATTCCAGAGTCTCGGGGTTGCATTTTATAGAGGCGCGGATTGCTGTGTTCTTGTGTATGATGTGAATGTGATGAAGTCGTTCGATACCCTTGAGAACTGGCATGAGGAGTTTCTCAAACAG GTTTCTGAGAAGAAAGCAAAGGACTGGTGTGCCGCAAAAGGGAATATTCCCTACTTTGAAACATCCGCAAAAGAGGATTACAATGTTGATGCTGCATTCCTGTGTATTGCCAAAGCTGCTTTAGCCAATGAGCATGAACAAGACAT ATATTTTCAAGGGATTCCTGAGGCGGCAGTTCCAGAGAATGAGCAGAGGAGTGGATGTGCATGCTGA